The DNA region CCAGCCGTCTTTGTAATCTCAAAAGATACCATTTCTCCGGCTGCGACAGCAGTAACCGAAAGCGTCCCGAGTGTTACTCCATCAAAAGCCGTCCAGTTACCGCTGCCTGTGATCTGAGTCGTCCGGGAAGCAATGGTTGTCTGAGTACCACCAGTTGTACTGCGTCGATAACACAGCAACGTCGCGTAGTTTGTGTTATCCGCAATCAAAGCTGCGCCTGGCAGGAAGAAAGTGCCAGTGATAGTGACTGCATCAACCGCCTGGAAGACTGGAATCTCGGCTGTCGCAGTACCAGCAGCAGCGTCAGCTGAGGCTTTTACATAGACTGACAGTCGTCGTTTATGTGCCGTTGGGATTTGGCTTGAAGCGATACTCCCAGAAAGATCAGAAAAGGCATGGGCACTAGCAATAGCTCCCAGAGAGCCATGTTGAGCAGCAGATAACCCACCAGTATGAGCAGCGCCAGAAAGAGTATGTGCTACAACGGCTCCTGTTGCTAGCAGGCGATCAGTCACCTGCTGCGGGATAACATCTATCTCGCTCACTCGTTGACGATTATCCGCTAAGAAGGTGGGGTCGATGGGATCAACCTCTGGGAAGTACTCATTCTTGATCTTTGGATCACGAGGCATTTAGTATCCTTACTCTGGTGGCATGTTTAGTCGAGCAAACTTACCGTGCAACTTTCGTGCTGCCTTATCATACGCTCTTGCAGCTTCAATCTCATTATCAAAGCGACCAACAAGTATGTTTTTGTAATGATAACCAATCATTGCACGCCACGTACCCTGGGTGAATGAAACACCCCGATATTTTGAAGTAGTAGGAGCACCTCTGAACGTACGCTTTTTCTGATTAAACATATTGTTTGCATGAGTAACCCTACGAAGATTTGAACGACGGTTATCTAATTCGTTTCCATTTATATGGTCAATCTCAAATCCCTTTCGAGGCTTTAGAATGACCTGGTGCATTGAAAGGGATTTGCGTTTCTTGTAACCTACTTGGATATTCCGTACTGCATAACCGTGATGGTTATACCATTTGAACGGTGCCAGTCTTTTGTAATCCTCATCGTTAACAATAGTAAATGTCTGTTGGGTAAGCATGATTTTCTTCATACAGCTACCCTAGCAGTTTATAGCCAAAATGGCTAGACTGCCCCTTCTCAGTACTCGCCTTCGCTGCCTACATTGTCTTCATAAAGAAGAGATAGCGAGGTAAGTGTCGGAGAAGTAGCACCAGTCGTTGCCAGAATCGCTTCATACTGAAGTTCATTGAAGCGTCGATCAGCGTTCGGAATTGGCAATCGAGTCGTAATCGAACCAACTGTTGCGTTGGCAGTCCCAGTTGTATAGGCCGCTGCTCGATCTATCTTGTATCCAAGCTGGACGCTTTCACCGCTCACAAGTGCCTTGTGGGTTGCCTTCAGAACAAGGGCTGTCTTGTCCATCTCTGCTCGTTGGTCATCGAAGATGAGTCCCTCAATGGTTCCATTCGCATAGGGGGAAGCGGTCTGGATCACCCGATCAACCCCGTAGGTGGTGTTGTCTCGCCAGCCGATGTAGAGCTCATCACCAATCCCTTCAAGGGCACCAATACGCAGGGTAGTCCCAGTCGTTGTTCCTGTTGAAATCGTGTACGGGTAGTTCAATGCTTCTGCGTACTTTGAGGAGACAGAACCCCACTGGTAGACACCACCCTTCACAGAGGAGCTATCGAGGTTGCCAGAAACACCAATGTGGACTAAGCCTTTCCAGTTGGTAATCGCTCCTGGGAAGATGTCGAGGTACCGGGCAAACTCGAGCTTTGGGATCTTGTGAACCTTACGGAATGGCTGGAAGCCAAGGTAGAGTTCGCCAGAAGAACCAATAGAGGAGAAGAGGCGATTCTGGGTATTCACCAT from Candidatus Eisenbacteria bacterium includes:
- a CDS encoding AP2/ERF family transcription factor — translated: MKKIMLTQQTFTIVNDEDYKRLAPFKWYNHHGYAVRNIQVGYKKRKSLSMHQVILKPRKGFEIDHINGNELDNRRSNLRRVTHANNMFNQKKRTFRGAPTTSKYRGVSFTQGTWRAMIGYHYKNILVGRFDNEIEAARAYDKAARKLHGKFARLNMPPE